The Nitrospira tepida genome includes a window with the following:
- a CDS encoding Kelch repeat-containing protein produces the protein MSTTPRLPRSAPLRRTILSWFHRLRQPAACFLALIFLSFASCSIGRADSPLPDSGTWTTAAPAPTERTEVAAAALDGRIYVVGGFEAPALGNLLNLSISEKVEVYDPQTDRWTSKAPLPVGLHHAGLAAVGRHLYVVGGYTRSGLSVWKPVASLYRYDPQEDRWSEGTPMPTPRGALALAVVNGRILAIGGYNGDINVPAVEEYDPQADRWATKAPLPDPRDHLAAATDGRFVYVIGGRLNGSYSRNVALVHQYDPEADRWTRRADLPTARSGITAAVLAGRIYVFGGEAPAGTFTTTEAYQPGSDKWQTMAPMPTGRHGLGSAVVGDRIFVIAGGPKPGGSFSNANEVFVPPRDGPGTKTSQKASPAHVGSVMAVLATLSEAEVLPPEGTTEANRVIKSLIQFQSAMMKSPDSQVQTFFATAVERKFGAEGRTLLEAARRKGWTSEVLEAVAEFARGPVQWDQARLDEGWRTYNVTQSDLLLLAGLFTEARTRFTAKRQNIHDVFASKRRSMPGAGQSAPVPDETVM, from the coding sequence ATGTCAACCACGCCGCGCTTGCCGAGATCCGCGCCCCTTCGACGGACCATCCTTTCTTGGTTCCATCGGCTGCGCCAACCGGCCGCCTGCTTCCTCGCCCTCATTTTCTTGTCGTTTGCATCCTGTTCCATCGGTCGAGCCGACAGTCCCCTGCCGGATTCCGGCACCTGGACCACTGCAGCCCCCGCTCCGACTGAACGGACCGAGGTCGCAGCCGCTGCCCTGGATGGGCGGATCTACGTCGTGGGCGGCTTTGAAGCTCCCGCGCTGGGCAACCTGTTGAATCTGAGCATCAGCGAGAAGGTCGAGGTCTACGACCCGCAAACCGATCGCTGGACGTCCAAGGCGCCGTTGCCGGTGGGGTTGCACCATGCTGGTTTGGCGGCGGTCGGCCGGCATCTCTACGTTGTCGGCGGCTACACGCGCTCGGGCCTGTCCGTCTGGAAGCCGGTAGCCTCGCTTTACCGGTATGACCCACAGGAAGATCGTTGGTCCGAAGGCACACCGATGCCCACTCCCCGCGGCGCTCTAGCCTTGGCCGTCGTCAACGGACGCATTCTGGCGATCGGGGGCTATAACGGCGACATTAACGTGCCGGCCGTCGAGGAGTACGATCCCCAAGCCGATCGATGGGCCACAAAGGCCCCCCTGCCCGATCCGCGCGATCATCTGGCGGCTGCCACCGACGGCCGTTTTGTGTATGTGATCGGCGGCAGGTTGAACGGCAGCTACAGCCGAAACGTGGCGCTGGTCCACCAATATGATCCCGAAGCGGACCGTTGGACCAGGCGCGCCGATCTCCCGACCGCCCGGAGCGGGATCACGGCGGCGGTCCTGGCCGGCCGGATCTATGTCTTCGGAGGCGAAGCTCCGGCTGGAACGTTCACAACCACGGAAGCCTACCAGCCTGGCTCCGACAAGTGGCAGACGATGGCGCCGATGCCGACCGGCCGTCACGGGTTGGGCTCTGCCGTCGTGGGGGACCGAATCTTTGTGATCGCCGGAGGACCGAAGCCCGGCGGGTCGTTCAGCAACGCGAATGAGGTATTCGTACCGCCGCGCGACGGACCAGGAACCAAGACCAGTCAGAAGGCTTCGCCCGCGCACGTCGGCAGCGTCATGGCCGTGTTGGCGACTCTCAGCGAGGCCGAAGTGTTGCCGCCGGAGGGAACGACGGAAGCCAACCGCGTGATCAAAAGCCTGATCCAGTTTCAATCGGCCATGATGAAGAGTCCCGATTCGCAGGTGCAGACCTTTTTTGCAACAGCCGTCGAACGCAAGTTCGGAGCCGAGGGCCGGACGCTGTTGGAAGCCGCCCGTCGGAAAGGCTGGACCTCCGAGGTGCTTGAAGCCGTCGCCGAGTTCGCGCGGGGACCGGTCCAGTGGGATCAGGCCAGGCTGGACGAGGGGTGGAGGACCTACAACGTGACCCAGTCGGACTTGCTCCTGCTGGCAGGCCTGTTCACGGAGGCTCGGACAAGATTCACTGCCAAGCGTCAGAATATTCACGACGTGTTTGCGTCAAAACGTCGATCCATGCCGGGCGCGGGCCAAAGCGCACCTGTGCCGGACGAGACGGTGATGTAA
- a CDS encoding YifB family Mg chelatase-like AAA ATPase, with protein sequence MLSKVLSSTVVGMDAHLIEVEVDVGGGLPQFSVVGLPDVIVKESRDRVRAALKNTGFSFPIKRITVNLAPAGLKKEGSGLDLAIAMGLLVAEEVVSREAVADKIFVGELSLDGRVKPVPGALAMSMAAGSTKTLIVPAENAIEAAMIERVRVLPVRTLPEVVAWLQGQKEIDATVVDRQAYLSDLPSEHEDFADVKGQGHAKRALEIAAAGGHNVLMVGPPGSGKTMLARRVPSILPPFELEEALETTRIYSCAGLLDGQAPLIATRPFRAPHHSISDAGLIGGGVIPRPGEVSLAHQGVLFLDEVLEFKRHVLDGLRQPLEEGVLLLTRANASVRYPARVMLIAAMNPCPCGYYGDRSRECLCTPYQIRRYRGRLSGPLQDRLDLHVEVPPVPIQDLGRDGLPAESSAAIQGRVVEARARQRSRYRKEGWFTNTQLKPKQLSKYCALNDEAQRLIEQAMTRLGLSARAYGRILRVARTIADLAGADRIATAHVAEAVQYRSLDRKVEA encoded by the coding sequence ATGCTTTCGAAAGTCCTCAGCAGCACGGTCGTCGGAATGGACGCCCACCTGATCGAGGTGGAAGTGGATGTCGGCGGCGGGCTGCCTCAGTTTTCCGTGGTCGGCCTTCCGGACGTAATCGTCAAGGAGAGCCGGGATCGGGTTCGTGCCGCGCTCAAGAACACGGGGTTTTCGTTTCCGATCAAGAGAATCACGGTCAATCTCGCACCGGCCGGCTTGAAGAAGGAAGGGTCCGGCCTGGACCTCGCCATCGCCATGGGCTTGCTGGTGGCGGAAGAGGTGGTTTCACGGGAGGCCGTGGCAGACAAGATATTCGTGGGCGAACTGTCGCTCGACGGCCGGGTCAAACCGGTGCCGGGCGCGCTGGCGATGAGCATGGCGGCCGGATCGACGAAGACGCTGATCGTCCCGGCTGAGAATGCGATCGAAGCTGCGATGATCGAAAGAGTCCGCGTGTTGCCGGTGCGAACCCTTCCCGAGGTCGTGGCCTGGTTGCAGGGGCAGAAAGAAATTGACGCGACGGTCGTCGATCGGCAGGCGTACCTGAGCGACTTACCCTCGGAGCACGAAGACTTTGCCGATGTGAAGGGACAAGGACATGCGAAACGGGCGCTCGAGATCGCCGCGGCCGGCGGACACAACGTGCTGATGGTCGGGCCGCCTGGGTCGGGCAAGACCATGCTCGCCCGCCGAGTCCCCAGCATCCTGCCGCCGTTCGAGCTGGAAGAGGCCTTGGAGACGACCAGGATCTACAGTTGCGCCGGCCTGCTCGATGGCCAGGCGCCGCTGATTGCAACCAGGCCGTTTCGCGCCCCGCATCACAGCATCTCGGACGCCGGATTGATCGGCGGCGGCGTGATTCCTCGCCCCGGGGAAGTGTCGCTCGCCCATCAGGGCGTGTTGTTTCTGGACGAGGTGTTGGAGTTCAAACGGCATGTCCTCGACGGGTTGAGGCAACCGCTCGAAGAGGGTGTGCTGCTGTTGACCCGCGCGAATGCTTCGGTCCGTTATCCCGCCCGCGTCATGTTGATCGCGGCGATGAATCCCTGCCCCTGCGGCTACTATGGAGACCGCTCGCGGGAGTGTCTGTGCACACCCTATCAGATCCGCCGCTATCGAGGACGGTTGTCGGGCCCGTTGCAGGACCGTTTGGACCTGCACGTCGAGGTCCCGCCCGTGCCGATCCAGGATCTCGGCCGCGATGGACTTCCTGCGGAGAGTTCCGCCGCGATCCAGGGCCGCGTCGTCGAGGCCAGGGCCAGGCAGCGATCGCGTTATCGAAAGGAAGGCTGGTTCACCAATACCCAGTTGAAGCCGAAGCAGCTCTCAAAGTATTGTGCGTTGAATGACGAGGCGCAAAGGTTGATCGAACAGGCGATGACGAGGCTGGGCTTGTCCGCCAGGGCCTACGGGCGTATTCTGCGCGTCGCGCGAACCATCGCGGACTTGGCCGGGGCGGACCGGATTGCGACGGCTCACGTGGCCGAAGCGGTGCAGTATCGGTCGCTTGATCGAAAGGTCGAGGCATAG
- the clpB gene encoding ATP-dependent chaperone ClpB, which produces MDMNRMTIKLQEALQAASGLAMRRSHQGIDVEHLLSAILDQSGGIGPSLLESAGVSLQAVRQAIEQALARVPQVQGPGSGPGQIHVTPRLSQVLNRAEQEMQGLKDEYLSVEHVILAMVEEGGVFRKLGLTRDKVLSALQQVRGNQRVTSQDPEGTYQALEKYGRDLTKLASQGKLDPVIGRDDEIRRVIQILSRRTKNNPVLIGEPGVGKTAIVEGLAQRIVKGDVPEGLKQKRVVVLDMGALVAGAKFRGEFEERLKAVLKEIQAASGQILLFIDELHTVVGAGAAEGAMDAANLLKPMLARGELHLIGATTLDEYRKHIEKDAALERRFQTVLVDQPSVEDTISILRGLKERYEVHHGVRIKDAALVAAAKLSHRYISDRFLPDKAIDLVDEAAARLRTEIDSLPAELDEVSRKVLQLEIEREALRKETDAASRSRLNTLEDELAEKNRDLQVLKTRWEAEKVSVGRLRKLRQQIEQVKQEIERAERAYDLNRVAELRYGELPKLERELASEEQHLQKKQGEQRLLKEEVDEEDIALVVSRWTGIPVTRLVEGETEKILRLEDLLHERVIGQDEAVRAVADAVLRARSGIKDPKRPIGSFLFLGPTGVGKTELARALAATLFDDEGNLIRIDMSEYMEKHTVARLVGAPPGYVGYEEGGQLTEAVRRRPYSVILFDEVEKAHADVFNILLQVLDDGRLTDSQGRTVDFKNTVLIMTSNIGSQHILEAQHLRKSYEEIRNLVLRELRQHFRPEFLNRVDETVVFHPLTAQELGRIVDIQLGRLRERLAERRITLSLTPAARTHLAALGYDPVYGARPLKRLIQQEVETPMARQLVKGELRDGDSAVVDVKDDRIVVIPVVETKP; this is translated from the coding sequence ATGGACATGAATCGCATGACAATCAAGTTGCAGGAAGCTCTGCAGGCGGCCTCCGGCCTGGCGATGCGCAGAAGCCATCAGGGCATCGATGTCGAGCATCTGCTCTCGGCCATCCTGGATCAGTCCGGCGGCATCGGCCCCAGCCTTTTGGAATCGGCCGGCGTCTCGCTTCAAGCCGTCCGCCAGGCCATCGAGCAGGCGTTGGCCCGTGTTCCCCAGGTCCAGGGACCAGGTAGCGGTCCCGGACAGATCCATGTCACGCCTCGCCTCTCGCAGGTGTTGAACCGGGCTGAGCAGGAAATGCAAGGTCTCAAAGATGAATACCTGAGCGTCGAGCATGTCATCTTGGCGATGGTCGAGGAAGGCGGCGTCTTCAGGAAGCTCGGCCTGACCAGAGACAAGGTCTTGTCGGCCCTTCAGCAGGTCCGGGGCAACCAGCGCGTTACCAGCCAAGATCCGGAAGGGACGTATCAGGCACTGGAAAAATACGGCCGCGATCTGACGAAACTCGCCTCGCAAGGGAAGCTGGACCCGGTCATCGGCCGCGACGACGAAATCCGGCGGGTCATTCAGATTCTCTCGCGGCGGACCAAGAACAACCCGGTCTTGATCGGCGAGCCCGGCGTCGGCAAGACCGCGATCGTCGAAGGCCTCGCCCAACGGATCGTCAAGGGCGACGTGCCGGAAGGCCTCAAACAGAAACGGGTCGTGGTGCTCGATATGGGCGCGTTGGTCGCGGGCGCCAAATTCAGAGGCGAATTCGAGGAACGGCTCAAGGCCGTTCTCAAGGAAATCCAAGCCGCCTCCGGACAGATTCTCCTGTTCATCGACGAGTTGCATACGGTCGTCGGGGCCGGGGCCGCGGAGGGCGCCATGGATGCGGCCAACCTGCTGAAACCCATGCTCGCGCGCGGGGAACTCCACCTGATCGGCGCCACCACGCTCGACGAATACCGCAAGCACATCGAAAAAGACGCGGCCTTGGAGCGACGGTTTCAGACCGTGCTGGTCGATCAGCCTTCAGTCGAAGATACGATCTCGATTCTCCGCGGTCTGAAAGAACGATACGAAGTCCATCACGGGGTCCGGATCAAGGATGCCGCGCTGGTCGCCGCCGCCAAGCTCTCGCACCGGTATATCTCCGACCGCTTTCTGCCCGACAAGGCGATCGATCTGGTGGACGAAGCCGCCGCCCGTTTGCGCACCGAGATCGACAGTCTTCCGGCTGAGCTGGATGAGGTGTCGCGGAAGGTCCTGCAACTGGAGATTGAGCGGGAGGCGCTGCGCAAGGAAACAGACGCAGCGAGCCGGTCCCGCCTCAACACCCTCGAAGACGAGCTGGCCGAGAAGAACCGTGACTTGCAGGTCCTCAAGACCCGCTGGGAAGCCGAAAAGGTCTCGGTCGGCCGGCTGAGAAAACTGCGCCAGCAAATCGAACAGGTCAAACAGGAGATCGAACGGGCGGAACGCGCCTATGATCTCAACCGCGTGGCGGAACTGCGATACGGCGAGCTGCCCAAATTGGAGCGGGAGCTGGCGTCGGAGGAGCAACACCTTCAGAAAAAACAGGGCGAGCAACGTTTGTTGAAGGAAGAGGTGGACGAAGAGGATATCGCGCTCGTGGTCAGCCGGTGGACGGGCATTCCGGTCACGAGGCTGGTCGAGGGCGAGACGGAGAAAATTCTCCGGTTGGAAGATCTGCTCCACGAACGGGTGATCGGGCAGGACGAAGCGGTCCGGGCCGTCGCGGACGCAGTGCTGCGGGCTCGATCCGGCATCAAAGATCCCAAGCGGCCGATCGGATCGTTTCTGTTCCTCGGCCCGACCGGCGTCGGCAAAACGGAACTGGCGAGAGCGCTGGCCGCGACGCTTTTTGACGACGAGGGCAACCTGATCCGGATTGACATGTCCGAATACATGGAAAAACACACGGTCGCGCGGCTCGTGGGAGCGCCTCCCGGCTATGTGGGCTATGAAGAGGGCGGCCAACTGACCGAAGCGGTCCGCCGGCGCCCCTACTCCGTGATACTGTTCGACGAGGTCGAAAAGGCTCATGCCGACGTCTTCAATATTCTCCTGCAAGTCCTGGACGATGGGCGCCTCACCGATTCTCAGGGCCGGACGGTGGATTTCAAGAATACCGTCCTGATCATGACCTCCAACATCGGCAGCCAGCACATTTTGGAGGCCCAACACCTGCGAAAATCGTATGAGGAGATCCGGAACCTCGTGCTTCGGGAGCTTCGCCAGCATTTCCGCCCCGAATTCCTGAACCGCGTGGACGAGACGGTCGTGTTCCATCCGCTCACCGCGCAGGAACTCGGTCGGATCGTCGATATCCAACTGGGCCGTCTCCGGGAGCGGCTGGCGGAGCGGCGAATCACGCTCAGCCTGACGCCGGCGGCACGGACTCACCTTGCGGCCTTGGGCTACGATCCGGTTTACGGAGCGCGTCCACTGAAGCGGTTGATCCAACAGGAGGTGGAAACGCCGATGGCGCGGCAGTTGGTGAAGGGAGAGCTGAGAGATGGCGACAGCGCCGTAGTCGACGTGAAGGACGACCGGATCGTCGTCATTCCGGTGGTTGAAACGAAACCGTAA
- a CDS encoding SDR family NAD(P)-dependent oxidoreductase, whose protein sequence is MTKPDSDRPFAVITGASRGIGAEYARALAARGYDLLLVARDEAALRSLAETLMANYGGVVETAVIDLAEPGAAQQLHLAAQSWRSHVDLLVNNAGFGFFGEFARMSPAALEAMVRLHVLTVVETIRLVLPHMIARRSGGIVTVASVAGFLPIPYMAVYAATKTFLIAFSQSLAEEVRPYGVNVQACCPGSTATDFHSRAGSEPHDPIGLQLPSEVVRLSLSQLGSGQVVVPTGFIGRFVRLGRVLLPDRFWARLTGWWIQRSLTGRSKPKQPSIRT, encoded by the coding sequence GTGACAAAGCCAGATAGCGACAGGCCCTTTGCCGTGATCACCGGCGCGTCGCGTGGAATCGGGGCCGAGTATGCACGAGCCCTGGCCGCTCGCGGTTACGATCTTCTGTTGGTCGCCCGGGATGAGGCGGCGCTCCGCAGTCTGGCCGAGACCCTCATGGCGAATTATGGAGGAGTCGTTGAAACGGCGGTCATCGACCTGGCCGAGCCGGGAGCGGCGCAACAACTTCATCTGGCCGCCCAGTCATGGCGTTCTCACGTGGATCTCCTGGTGAACAATGCGGGGTTCGGTTTCTTCGGCGAATTTGCTAGGATGTCGCCGGCCGCTCTGGAAGCCATGGTGCGCCTGCACGTCCTGACCGTCGTGGAAACGATTCGTTTGGTCCTGCCCCACATGATCGCTCGGCGCTCGGGAGGCATCGTCACCGTGGCCTCCGTGGCGGGGTTCCTGCCGATCCCGTACATGGCGGTCTATGCGGCGACCAAGACCTTCCTGATCGCCTTCTCGCAATCCTTGGCTGAAGAGGTGCGGCCCTACGGGGTGAACGTCCAAGCCTGTTGTCCCGGCTCGACCGCTACAGACTTTCACAGCAGAGCCGGCTCCGAGCCCCATGATCCGATCGGCCTCCAATTGCCGTCGGAGGTCGTGCGCCTGTCGCTCTCGCAGCTTGGATCGGGGCAAGTCGTGGTGCCGACCGGATTCATCGGCCGTTTCGTACGGTTGGGCCGGGTCCTGTTGCCCGATCGGTTCTGGGCCAGGTTGACCGGCTGGTGGATCCAGCGGTCCTTGACAGGCCGGTCCAAGCCAAAGCAGCCGTCTATCCGAACATGA
- a CDS encoding IS110 family transposase → MQTSSVCVGIDISKAQLDVAMRPAGTPLSVPYDAQGISTVIARLSQVSPIRIVVEATGGLERPLLRALVDAALPVIAVNPRQVRDFAKATGRLAKTDTLDAQVLARFAEVIQPEVRALPDPQTAELAALLARRRQVLAMQRAEQNRLDRAPARVRKRIEAHLRWLRTELARLDEDLDDMIEESPIWRAREDLLQSVPGIGPVMSRTVLAELPELGLLNRKQIAALVGVAPFNRDSGRLRGRRTIWGGRAPVRTALYMATLVATRWNPVIRQFYQRLRTAGKASKVALVAAMRKLLTILNAMVHHGTPWQPAAARRA, encoded by the coding sequence ATGCAGACATCGTCGGTGTGTGTCGGAATTGATATCTCGAAAGCGCAGCTGGACGTCGCCATGCGGCCGGCTGGCACGCCGCTGAGCGTCCCGTATGATGCCCAGGGAATCAGCACGGTGATCGCACGGCTGAGCCAGGTATCGCCGATACGGATTGTCGTGGAAGCCACCGGGGGCTTGGAACGGCCGTTGCTGCGGGCGCTGGTGGACGCCGCCTTGCCCGTGATCGCGGTCAATCCGCGCCAGGTCCGGGACTTTGCCAAAGCGACGGGCCGGTTGGCGAAGACCGATACGCTGGACGCGCAGGTGTTGGCCCGCTTCGCAGAGGTCATCCAACCGGAAGTGCGGGCGCTCCCCGATCCGCAGACCGCGGAACTGGCGGCCCTGTTGGCGCGACGCCGCCAAGTGCTGGCGATGCAGCGGGCCGAGCAGAACCGGTTGGACCGAGCTCCAGCCCGCGTGCGGAAGCGGATTGAAGCCCATCTGCGCTGGTTGCGCACCGAACTGGCCCGGCTCGACGAGGACCTCGATGACATGATTGAAGAGAGCCCCATCTGGCGTGCACGCGAAGATTTGTTGCAGAGCGTGCCCGGCATCGGACCGGTAATGAGTCGCACGGTCTTGGCCGAGCTGCCGGAGTTGGGCTTGCTGAATCGCAAGCAAATTGCGGCCTTGGTGGGCGTCGCGCCCTTCAATCGGGACAGTGGGCGGCTGCGCGGCCGACGCACCATCTGGGGTGGGCGGGCCCCCGTCCGCACCGCGCTGTACATGGCGACCTTGGTGGCGACGCGCTGGAACCCCGTCATCCGGCAGTTCTACCAGCGACTGCGTACCGCCGGCAAAGCATCCAAGGTCGCGCTGGTCGCCGCGATGCGCAAGCTGCTGACCATTCTCAATGCGATGGTACATCATGGGACTCCATGGCAACCGGCCGCTGCACGGAGAGCTTGA
- a CDS encoding sensor histidine kinase, with product MGLPIFWRLVLTILVIIGVMTGVTIYALFQLRQITILTTEMAVSHYPAIETSKRLTTLLLGGIQSEKKFLAVRDPAFLLQSEEEGEEFSRTLATLRATERNPQAQKLLADVERLRREQVNLFRQETQRQPAIPGRLSPSYESTRDAIVDRMTQTLQAYTDLRQASVSIGISHAYASAAKAEAATRHLIVVALLFGLVVAGIASYSILRPLRRVQSHIKHIGQGNFGAPLQISAPQDLQELVDTVNWMGKKLQQLDDMKSEFLAHVSHELRTPMASIQEGTQLLLDEIPGPVTPDQKETLRIMSDSSRRLIRLISTILDLSKMEAGMMEYRIVPTDFHRLVEVCVNKIRLLADSKHVQILSDLPKSRLWIKADFMRIEQVLDNLLSNALKFAPEGSVVRILAEAKPKQGLLLVSVVDHGPGINPEDLPHIFERFYQGRSQGSRAVAGSGLGLALAKQVVKAHGGRIWIESERGKGATVKFILRLAKEGSEP from the coding sequence ATGGGACTTCCGATTTTTTGGCGGCTGGTTTTGACCATCCTGGTCATCATCGGCGTGATGACCGGGGTGACGATCTACGCCCTGTTCCAATTGAGGCAGATCACGATCCTGACCACGGAAATGGCCGTCAGCCATTACCCCGCCATCGAAACCAGCAAGCGGTTGACGACCTTGCTGCTCGGCGGCATCCAGAGTGAAAAGAAATTCCTGGCTGTCCGGGATCCGGCGTTTCTGCTTCAGTCAGAAGAGGAAGGGGAGGAGTTCAGCCGGACCTTGGCGACGCTGCGGGCGACCGAGCGGAATCCCCAAGCCCAAAAACTGTTGGCCGACGTGGAACGGCTGCGAAGAGAACAGGTCAACCTGTTCCGTCAGGAAACGCAGCGACAGCCGGCGATACCGGGCCGGCTCTCCCCCTCCTATGAAAGCACGAGGGATGCGATCGTCGATCGCATGACGCAGACCTTGCAGGCCTACACGGATCTGCGGCAGGCCAGCGTCAGCATCGGCATCAGCCATGCGTACGCGAGTGCCGCCAAAGCCGAGGCGGCGACCCGACACCTGATCGTCGTGGCCTTGTTGTTCGGCCTGGTGGTCGCCGGCATCGCCAGTTACAGCATTCTGCGTCCGCTCCGCCGGGTGCAGTCCCACATCAAACATATCGGGCAGGGGAATTTCGGAGCGCCGCTCCAGATCTCGGCGCCGCAGGATCTCCAGGAACTGGTCGACACCGTGAACTGGATGGGGAAGAAGCTGCAACAGTTGGACGACATGAAGTCGGAATTCCTGGCGCATGTCTCCCATGAACTCCGGACGCCCATGGCCTCGATTCAAGAGGGCACGCAACTGCTGCTGGACGAAATCCCAGGCCCGGTCACGCCCGATCAGAAAGAGACGTTGCGCATCATGTCCGACAGTAGCCGGCGCCTGATCCGGCTCATCTCCACGATCCTGGACCTCTCCAAAATGGAAGCCGGGATGATGGAGTATCGGATAGTCCCGACGGACTTTCACCGGCTGGTGGAGGTCTGCGTCAACAAGATCCGGCTCTTGGCCGACTCCAAGCATGTGCAGATTCTCAGCGACCTGCCCAAATCCCGCCTGTGGATCAAGGCCGATTTCATGCGGATTGAACAGGTGCTCGATAACCTGCTCTCCAATGCTCTAAAATTCGCCCCGGAAGGGTCGGTCGTGCGGATCCTCGCCGAAGCCAAGCCGAAGCAAGGCTTGCTGCTGGTCTCGGTCGTGGATCATGGGCCGGGGATCAATCCGGAGGACCTGCCGCATATTTTCGAGCGGTTTTATCAAGGCCGCAGCCAGGGATCGCGAGCCGTCGCCGGGAGCGGGCTGGGCCTCGCCTTGGCGAAACAGGTCGTGAAGGCCCATGGGGGGCGAATCTGGATCGAAAGCGAACGAGGGAAAGGAGCGACGGTGAAATTCATCCTGCGTTTGGCCAAAGAGGGTTCAGAGCCATGA
- a CDS encoding sigma-54-dependent transcriptional regulator produces the protein MDKEKILVIDDDEGLLHLLKMRLTSMGFAVTTCTTGQEAFAEARKGVFDLAITDLRLKGEDGLMVTEELLRIHPGLPVIILTAHGSIPNAVEAMQRGATGYLTKPFDDKELKASLEKALSQQRMSREIQRLKLLVKELYGMENVVARSPQMQRLFQQIAQVADTDATICLLGETGTGKEVVARVVHANSRRAQGPFIALNCAAIPETLFESELFGHVKGAFTNAHAAKKGLFQSANGGTLFLDEIGEMPLSMQVKLLRAVQDREVKEVGADHTTKVDVRIIVATNRDLGEAVKSGTFRSDLYYRVQVVPLVIPPLRERRDDIPVLAHHFLKQSVSRTNKNVTGFTPSAMQKLGMYHWPGNVRELENAIEKAVIMSRQDLITPDLLPSITAVTEAPLKPLTEAKEDFERNYLKSVLQLTNGNISRAAQFAGRYRADFYKMLRKYGLHPSTTKSRIEGEVEEVAEEFEAGEEIIQS, from the coding sequence ATGGACAAAGAAAAGATTCTCGTGATCGATGACGACGAAGGGCTGCTGCATCTCCTGAAGATGCGGCTCACGTCCATGGGCTTCGCCGTCACCACCTGCACGACCGGCCAGGAGGCCTTTGCCGAGGCGAGAAAGGGCGTGTTTGATCTGGCCATTACCGACCTGCGCCTGAAGGGCGAGGATGGGCTGATGGTGACGGAGGAGCTGCTCCGGATTCATCCCGGCCTGCCGGTCATCATCCTCACCGCGCACGGCAGCATCCCGAACGCGGTGGAAGCCATGCAGCGGGGCGCCACTGGGTACCTGACCAAGCCGTTTGACGACAAGGAACTGAAGGCCAGCTTGGAGAAGGCCTTGTCCCAACAGCGGATGAGCCGGGAGATTCAGCGGCTCAAGCTGCTCGTCAAAGAGCTGTACGGCATGGAGAACGTCGTCGCGCGGAGCCCGCAGATGCAGCGGCTGTTCCAACAGATCGCCCAGGTGGCCGACACCGATGCGACGATTTGTCTGTTGGGAGAAACCGGAACCGGAAAAGAAGTCGTGGCACGCGTGGTTCATGCCAACAGCCGCCGCGCCCAGGGGCCCTTCATCGCCTTGAACTGCGCGGCGATTCCCGAAACCCTGTTCGAGAGCGAGCTGTTCGGACACGTCAAAGGCGCCTTCACCAACGCCCATGCCGCGAAGAAGGGCCTGTTCCAAAGCGCCAACGGTGGAACCCTGTTTCTCGACGAGATCGGAGAGATGCCTCTCTCCATGCAGGTCAAGCTGCTGCGCGCCGTGCAAGACCGGGAAGTCAAGGAAGTCGGCGCGGACCATACCACGAAAGTCGATGTGCGCATCATCGTGGCGACCAATCGGGACTTGGGCGAAGCCGTGAAGTCGGGCACGTTCCGGAGCGATCTCTATTATCGCGTGCAAGTGGTCCCCCTGGTCATTCCGCCGCTTCGAGAACGGCGGGACGACATTCCCGTGCTGGCCCATCATTTCCTGAAGCAATCGGTCAGCCGAACCAACAAGAACGTGACCGGGTTCACCCCCTCCGCGATGCAGAAACTCGGCATGTACCATTGGCCGGGCAACGTGCGCGAGCTGGAAAATGCGATCGAAAAGGCCGTGATCATGTCGCGCCAGGACCTGATCACGCCGGATCTCCTGCCGTCCATCACGGCGGTGACGGAGGCTCCGCTTAAGCCGTTGACCGAGGCAAAAGAGGACTTTGAGCGGAACTACCTCAAAAGCGTGTTGCAACTCACCAACGGCAACATTTCGCGCGCCGCCCAATTTGCCGGCCGGTATCGGGCTGATTTTTACAAGATGCTCAGAAAATACGGCTTGCATCCCTCCACGACCAAGAGCCGTATCGAGGGAGAGGTGGAGGAGGTGGCGGAAGAGTTCGAAGCCGGAGAAGAAATTATTCAGTCGTAG